One Primulina tabacum isolate GXHZ01 chromosome 10, ASM2559414v2, whole genome shotgun sequence DNA segment encodes these proteins:
- the LOC142505241 gene encoding CDPK-related kinase 1-like isoform X1, with amino-acid sequence MGLCHGKPIETPQNLSENPINPGENNDLVLNSSTGKTPTFPFYSPSPFRSTYKDSPANSGSVLSTPLRFLKRPFPPPSPAKHIKALLARRHGSIKPNEATIPEGSECEIIGLDKNFGFSKSFTSHFDLGEEVGRGHFGYTCSAKGKKGSLKGLEVAVKIIPKSKMATAIAIEDARREIKILRALTGHKNLVQFYDAYEDEENVYVVMELCKGGELLDHILSRGGKYSEDDAKSVLVQILSVVAYCHLQGVVHRDLKPENFLFTSKDEHSPLKAIDFGLSDYVKPDERLNDIVGSAYYVAPEVLHRSYGTEADMWSIGVIAYILLCGSRPFWSRTESGIFRAVLKADPSFDEAPWPSLSSDAVDFVKGLLNKDYRKRLTAAQALGHPWLVGHQDVKITLDMIIYKLVKAYICSSSLRKAALRALARTLSIQQLAYLREQFTLLGPNKSGLISITCFKTAITKYSTDAMKDSRVIDYVNLVSSLRYRKLDFEEFCAAAISVHQLEGMNTWEQNARNGYEFFEKDGNRPMMIEELATELGLSPSVPIHVVLQDWIRHTDGKLSFLGFVRLLHGVSSRTFQKV; translated from the exons ATGGGACTCTGTCATGGAAAACCCATCGAAACCCCACAAAATCTGTCTGAAAATCCAATAAATCCGGGTGAAAACAATGATCTTGTACTCAATTCCTCAACTGGGAAGACACCCACGTTCCCGTTTTACAGCCCAAGTCCATTTCGTAGCACCTACAAGGATTCCCCTGCTAATTCCGGTAGTGTCCTTTCAACTCCTCTGCGCTTTCTTAAGCGCCCATTTCCACCACCATCGCCAGCTAAGCACATTAAAGCTTTGCTGGCTCGAAGGCATGGCTCCATAAAGCCGAATGAAGCTACTATACCTGAAGGAAGTGAGTGTGAGATTATTGGGTTGGATAAAAATTTTGGGTTCTCTAAGAGTTTCACCAGCCACTTTGACCTTGGTGAAGAGGTGGGGAGGGGACACTTTGGGTACACTTGTTCAGCTAAGGGAAAGAAGGGTAGCTTGAAAGGACTGGAAGTGGCTGTTAAAATTATCCCTAAATCGAAG ATGGCGACAGCCATTGCCATAGAGGATGCCAGAAGAGAAATCAAGATACTACGTGCGCTAACAGGACATAAAAACCTTGTGCAATTCTATGATGCTTATGAGGATGAAGAAAATGTCTATGTGGTGATGGA GTTGTGCAAAGGAGGAGAGTTGCTGGATCACATACTTTCTAG GGGTGGCAAGTACTCAGAAGACGATGCCAAAAGTGTGTTGGTGCAGATTTTAAGTGTGGTTGCATATTGCCATCTTCAAGGTGTAGTTCACCGTGATCTAAAGCCTGAG AATTTTCTCTTCACTTCGAAAGATGAGCATTCCCCTTTGAAGGCCATAGACTTTGGACTCTCTGACTATGTAAAGCCAG ATGAAAGGCTGAATGATATTGTTGGAAGTGCTTACTATGTGGCACCTGAAGTTTTGCATAGATCTTATGGAACGGAGGCTGATATGTGGAGTATTGGTGTCATTGCTTATATTCTTCTCTGTGGAAGCAGGCCATTCTGGTCGAGAACAGAATCTGGAATCTTCCGAGCTGTTCTAAAGGCTGATCCGAGTTTTGATGAAGCTCCATGGCCTTCATTGTCTTCTGATGCCGTAGATTTTGTGAAGGGATTATTGAACAAAGATTACCGTAAAAGACTAACTGCTGCTCAGGCTCTTG GTCATCCATGGCTGGTTGGTCATCAAGATGTGAAGATCACTTTGGATATGATAATATATAAGCTTGTAAAAGCTTACATATGCTCATCTTCTCTGAGAAAGGCGGCTTTAAGG GCTCTTGCAAGAACTTTGAGTATACAACAGTTAGCCTATCTACGAGAGCAGTTCACGTTATTAGGGCCAAACAAAAGTGGACTGATCTCCATAACGTGTTTCAAAACT GCTATAACAAAGTATTCGACCGATGCAATGAAAGATTCACGGGTCATCGACTATGTAAACCTG GTGAGTTCTCTTCGATATAGAAAGTTGGATTTCGAAGAATTCTGTGCTGCTGCAATAAGTGTTCATCAGTTGGAAGGAATGAACACCTGGGAGCAAAATGCACGTAATGGCTATGAATTCTTTGAGAAAGATGGAAACCGGCCTATGATGATAGAGGAGCTTGCCACG GAACTTGGACTCAGTCCATCTGTTCCTATTCATGTAGTTCTGCAGGATTGGATAAGGCACACAGATGGGAAGCTCAGCTTCTTGGGATTCGTTAGACTTCTACACGGAGTTTCTTCTCGTACATTTCAGAAGGTGTAA
- the LOC142505410 gene encoding transcription factor bHLH106 codes for MQQRNSQEISALHRFLSENGLSYCFPETQSLCCSSEVPELVDRPDQARGLAAAENHREAERKRRKRINSHLDRLRDILPCSSKTDKASLLAHVVQRVKELNHQTSQIMQFDQTMPSESDEVAVTHDDNFHGKSVVRASLCCEDRVDLIPELIGIIKSMNLIPLRAEMVTLGGRIKNVIILKGEKNSMDESCLFLREELERLVLSSVNRDDGGNLKRRRRFDSFS; via the exons ATGCAGCAGAGAAACTCGCAGGAGATCTCAGCCCTTCATCGGTTCTTGTCTGAAAATGGTTTGAGTTACTGTTTTCCGGAGACGCAGAGCCTTTGTTGCTCATCGGAAGTGCCGGAACTTGTGGACAGACCTGATCAGGCCCGGGGTCTGGCTGCTGCTGAGAATCACAGAGAAGCTGAGAGGAAACGTAGGAAGAGGATTAATTCTCATCTTGATAGGCTGAGAGATATTCTTCCTTGTAGTTCTAAA ACAGACAAAGCTTCACTGCTAGCTCACGTAGTTCAACGCGTGAAAGAACTAAACCATCAAACCTCACAAATCATGCAGTTTGATCAAACAATGCCTTCTGAATCAGATGAAGTCGCAGTCACACACGACGACAATTTCCATGGAAAATCGGTGGTTAGAGCATCCCTTTGCTGCGAAGATCGTGTTGATCTCATACCCGAATTGATCGGCATAATTAAGTCGATGAATCTGATCCCTTTGAGGGCTGAAATGGTGACTTTAGGAGGGAGAATAAAAAACGTGATAATTTTGAAAGGGGAGAAGAATTCGATGGATGAATCTTGTTTGTTTCTGAGAGAGGAGCTGGAAAGATTGGTTTTGAGTTCGGTTAATCGTGACGATGGAGGAAATTTGAAGAGGAGGAGAAGGTTTGATTCATTTTCATGA
- the LOC142505242 gene encoding rhomboid-like protein 20: MNGGPSGFNNAPLTRTTVIATVLFTIIFGIQSRHRNLALSYQDIFKKLQIWKLIVSVFGFSSTPELVFGIYLLYYFRVFERQIGSNKYSVFVLFSTIVSLVLEVIAQWLLKDPSLNILTSGPYGLIFSSFVPFYFDIPVSTRFRVFSLNFSDKTFIYLAGLQLLLSSWKRSMLPGICGIIAGSLYRSNVFHTRRIKLPDFVAYFFSRLSWPSIGNTTPTVSPRNILGNAPSSDSRQMQGNYPAPAPASSMLEPPEDSIVTLVSMGFERNSARQALIRARNDVNAATNILLDPHTS, from the exons ATGAACGGCGGCCCATCGGGTTTCA acaATGCGCCACTGACAAGGACGACGGTGATAGCTACTGTTCTTTTCACAATTATATTTGGGATCCAAAGTCGTCACAGAAACCTCGCATTGTCTTACCAG GATATTTTTAAGAAACTTCAAATATGGAAGCTGATAGTTTCGGTTTTTGGCTTCTCATCCACGCCGGAGCTAGTTTTTGGAATTTATCTGCTGTATTACTTCCGTGTGTTTGAGAGGCAGATAGGATCTAATAAATATTCT GTCTTTGTGTTGTTTTCTACTATAGTGTCTTTAGTTCTTGAAGTCATTGCACAATGGTTACTCAAAG ATCCTTCCTTGAATATACTCACGTCAGGACCATATGGCCTTATTTTTTCTTCATTTGTACCTTTCTATTTCGACATTCCAGTGTCAACTCGATTTCGCGTGTTTAGTCTCAACTTTTCTGACAAGACTTTTATATATTTGGCTGGTCTTCAG CTCCTCTTGTCATCGTGGAAAAGATCTATGCTACCAGGGATCTGTGGTATTATAGCAGGTTCCTTGTACCGCTCAAATGTGTTCCATACACGTAGAATAAAG TTACCAGATTTTGTTGCTTACTTCTTCTCAAGACTCTCTTGGCCATCTATTGGAAACACAACCCCCACGGTATCACCTAGGAACATTCTGGGAAATGCACCATCGTCCGATTCTCGCCAGATGCAG GGAAATTATCCAGCTCCTGCTCCCGCGTCATCCATGTTGGAACCACCCGAGGACTCCATTGTTACACTGGTTTCAATGGGATTCGAAAGGAACTCAGCAAGGCAAGCTCTAATACGTGCTAGGAACGACGTTAATGCAGCAACCAACATCCTTCTCGACCCACACACAAGTTGA
- the LOC142505241 gene encoding CDPK-related kinase 1-like isoform X2, which translates to MATAIAIEDARREIKILRALTGHKNLVQFYDAYEDEENVYVVMELCKGGELLDHILSRGGKYSEDDAKSVLVQILSVVAYCHLQGVVHRDLKPENFLFTSKDEHSPLKAIDFGLSDYVKPDERLNDIVGSAYYVAPEVLHRSYGTEADMWSIGVIAYILLCGSRPFWSRTESGIFRAVLKADPSFDEAPWPSLSSDAVDFVKGLLNKDYRKRLTAAQALGHPWLVGHQDVKITLDMIIYKLVKAYICSSSLRKAALRALARTLSIQQLAYLREQFTLLGPNKSGLISITCFKTAITKYSTDAMKDSRVIDYVNLVSSLRYRKLDFEEFCAAAISVHQLEGMNTWEQNARNGYEFFEKDGNRPMMIEELATELGLSPSVPIHVVLQDWIRHTDGKLSFLGFVRLLHGVSSRTFQKV; encoded by the exons ATGGCGACAGCCATTGCCATAGAGGATGCCAGAAGAGAAATCAAGATACTACGTGCGCTAACAGGACATAAAAACCTTGTGCAATTCTATGATGCTTATGAGGATGAAGAAAATGTCTATGTGGTGATGGA GTTGTGCAAAGGAGGAGAGTTGCTGGATCACATACTTTCTAG GGGTGGCAAGTACTCAGAAGACGATGCCAAAAGTGTGTTGGTGCAGATTTTAAGTGTGGTTGCATATTGCCATCTTCAAGGTGTAGTTCACCGTGATCTAAAGCCTGAG AATTTTCTCTTCACTTCGAAAGATGAGCATTCCCCTTTGAAGGCCATAGACTTTGGACTCTCTGACTATGTAAAGCCAG ATGAAAGGCTGAATGATATTGTTGGAAGTGCTTACTATGTGGCACCTGAAGTTTTGCATAGATCTTATGGAACGGAGGCTGATATGTGGAGTATTGGTGTCATTGCTTATATTCTTCTCTGTGGAAGCAGGCCATTCTGGTCGAGAACAGAATCTGGAATCTTCCGAGCTGTTCTAAAGGCTGATCCGAGTTTTGATGAAGCTCCATGGCCTTCATTGTCTTCTGATGCCGTAGATTTTGTGAAGGGATTATTGAACAAAGATTACCGTAAAAGACTAACTGCTGCTCAGGCTCTTG GTCATCCATGGCTGGTTGGTCATCAAGATGTGAAGATCACTTTGGATATGATAATATATAAGCTTGTAAAAGCTTACATATGCTCATCTTCTCTGAGAAAGGCGGCTTTAAGG GCTCTTGCAAGAACTTTGAGTATACAACAGTTAGCCTATCTACGAGAGCAGTTCACGTTATTAGGGCCAAACAAAAGTGGACTGATCTCCATAACGTGTTTCAAAACT GCTATAACAAAGTATTCGACCGATGCAATGAAAGATTCACGGGTCATCGACTATGTAAACCTG GTGAGTTCTCTTCGATATAGAAAGTTGGATTTCGAAGAATTCTGTGCTGCTGCAATAAGTGTTCATCAGTTGGAAGGAATGAACACCTGGGAGCAAAATGCACGTAATGGCTATGAATTCTTTGAGAAAGATGGAAACCGGCCTATGATGATAGAGGAGCTTGCCACG GAACTTGGACTCAGTCCATCTGTTCCTATTCATGTAGTTCTGCAGGATTGGATAAGGCACACAGATGGGAAGCTCAGCTTCTTGGGATTCGTTAGACTTCTACACGGAGTTTCTTCTCGTACATTTCAGAAGGTGTAA